Proteins encoded in a region of the Sugiyamaella lignohabitans strain CBS 10342 chromosome B, complete sequence genome:
- the SDS3 gene encoding Sds3p (Component of the Rpd3L histone deacetylase complex; required for its structural integrity and catalytic activity, involved in transcriptional silencing and required for sporulation; relocalizes to the cytosol in response to hypoxia; cells defective in SDS3 display pleiotropic phenotypes; GO_component: GO:0033698 - Rpd3L complex [Evidence IDA] [PMID 16286007]; GO_component: GO:0033698 - Rpd3L complex [Evidence IDA] [PMID 16286008]; GO_component: GO:0033698 - Rpd3L complex [Evidence IDA] [PMID 16314178]; GO_component: GO:0033698 - Rpd3L complex [Evidence IDA] [PMID 19040720]; GO_component: GO:0070210 - Rpd3L-Expanded complex [Evidence IDA] [PMID 19040720]; GO_component: GO:0005829 - cytosol [Evidence IDA] [PMID 22932476]; GO_component: GO:0005634 - nucleus [Evidence IEA,IEA]; GO_component: GO:0005634 - nucleus [Evidence IDA] [PMID 22932476]; GO_function: GO:0004407 - histone deacetylase activity [Evidence IMP] [PMID 11024051]; GO_process: GO:0016568 - chromatin modification [Evidence IEA]; GO_process: GO:0006342 - chromatin silencing [Evidence IGI,IMP] [PMID 11024051]; GO_process: GO:0016575 - histone deacetylation [Evidence IMP,IPI] [PMID 11024051]; GO_process: GO:0016575 - histone deacetylation [Evidence IMP] [PMID 16314178]; GO_process: GO:0061188 - negative regulation of chromatin silencing at rDNA [Evidence IMP] [PMID 16286008]; GO_process: GO:0061186 - negative regulation of chromatin silencing at silent mating-type cassette [Evidence IMP] [PMID 16286008]; GO_process: GO:0031939 - negative regulation of chromatin silencing at telomere [Evidence IMP] [PMID 16286008]; GO_process: GO:0031939 - negative regulation of chromatin silencing at telomere [Evidence IMP] [PMID 19372273]; GO_process: GO:0045944 - positive regulation of transcription from RNA polymerase II promoter [Evidence IMP] [PMID 17210643]; GO_process: GO:0061408 - positive regulation of transcription from RNA polymerase II promoter in response to heat stress [Evidence IMP] [PMID 20398213]; GO_process: GO:0006355 - regulation of transcription, DNA-templated [Evidence IEA]; GO_process: GO:0006351 - transcription, DNA-templated [Evidence IEA]): protein MDGTGRMAYAGDIHDQTGYGGGVVHGQYTHGQISGYGPGSAAAASVMAGGIGGVGVGVSGGIGAGGVGTGTGAGAGGGGAQPASKRDKRRQTLAAKLDQITDMFENERDFHYSEMLRTLQSTLYSLHVGDNPEFLEELTDLEEVRDEQLVMLYLWEKYQIERADHEYNQDVELANEEHRQMTDMVKEKLMAKLESQRRKLSEDKTLLDIANDHSFFLSSSGLYHSERNSAKDVNSDYGGGSSTAGAFLYPPGSPSGRDFRDGGGMSTRAAAGSGSAAAAAIGAGGGGSGGTGYGIGGYGGTGLNGHVNGLGAGGEGFSSQSGMERRALRRRGGAAYDDSGLSGGEGSGGAGGTGTGGATSTRRRGAYHGTLNGSGAANTNGYRTNNGGSDMETAAAFSDRDLEGMLFSKDREAPTTRHSSKAYHGVRVLKPEEAQEDIDLLRASIRRAKRP from the coding sequence ATGGATGGCACCGGAAGAATGGCCTATGCTGGCGATATTCATGACCAGACGGGGTATGGAGGAGGTGTAGTTCATGGACAGTACACACATGGCCAGATATCGGGGTATGGACCCGggtcagcagctgctgcttcagtGATGGCTGGTGGTATAGGAGGAGTTGGTGTAGGTGTCAGTGGTGGTATTGGAGCTGGGGGAGTTGgaactggaactggagcaggagcaggtggtggtggagctCAACCAGCATCGAAAAGAGATAAAAGACGACAGACACTGGCGGCCAAACTGGACCAAATCACCGATATGTTTGAAAATGAGCGGGACTTTCACTACAGCGAAATGCTGAGAACATTACAATCGACACTATATTCATTGCATGTGGGAGACAACCCAGAGTTTCTGGAAGAACTGACTGATTTGGAAGAAGTTCGCGACGAGCAGCTGGTAATGCTGTATTTATGGGAAAAATATCAGATAGAAAGGGCCGACCACGAGTATAATCAGGATGTGGAGCTGGCTAATGAAGAGCATCGACAAATGACTGATATGGTTAAAGAAAAGCTTATGGCGAAACTCGAATCTCAGCGTCGGAAACTGAGTGAAGATAAAACGTTGTTGGATATAGCCAATGACCACTCATTCTTCCTGTCCAGTTCCGGGTTATATCATTCGGAACGAAACAGTGCTAAAGACGTCAATAGTGACTATGGAGGTGGCTCGTCAACAGCAGGTGCATTTTTATATCCTCCAGGATCACCGTCTGGTCGTGATTTCAGAGACGGTGGAGGCATGAGTACACGAGCAGCTGCCGGTAGCGGttcagcagcggcagcagcgataGGAGCCGGTGGTGGAGGTAGTGGAGGAACTGGATATGGAATAGGAGGATACGGCGGAACCGGATTGAATGGGCATGTGAACGGACTGGGTGCTGGCGGCGAGggcttttcttctcaaagTGGGATGGAGCGTCGAGCACTTCGAAGGAGAGGAGGTGCTGCTTATGATGATAGTGGACTGTCTGGTGGAGAAGGTAGTGGAGGTGCTGGCGGAACTGGAACTGGTGGAGCCACCTCGACCCGACGACGAGGAGCTTATCACGGCACACTTAACGGAAGCGGTGCTGCTAATACAAATGGATACCGGACCAATAACGGAGGCAGTGATATGGAaacggcagcagctttcAGCGACCGAGACCTGGAAGGAATGCTCTTCTCCAAAGACCGAGAAGCCCCTACAACCAGACACTCGTCAAAAGCATACCACGGAGTGCGTGTTCTcaaaccagaagaagcccAAGAAGACATCGACCTCCTACGAGCCAGTATCCGACGAGCCAAACGGCCATAA
- the RPN4 gene encoding stress-regulated transcription factor RPN4, with protein sequence MLIFRNTNSTIVLSDSENSKTPDVQMFPSMTSFGRNQTAGPVFAAGPSSGYPTTPFKMSSPYYQAELESQRQQLVLPDSHEFVNDLGSSDEQLRFHALSQLNSNYVPPLSSIAPQSMMKSADEFRYERSMPSLYGQKTEGFDEYFSGGVYINPNERPTMEGGVSDAMDLLDTPEAMDEDDEEEDDDDDEENMFYVEDDDEDLYNDNYYGESAAPGLDHSPYDATNLLISNPVGPSMPLAMRFQPISEPVQEQVGVLTVNPADLTKMPAQSSEGDLTNPTIDSYDEFLGSSSASSPSSLASLQSSFSSSDEDYDSIYEPRRLDKIIPEPLRVESIISHENHNHNLDHSHNHHHQDDGRSFNSHVQPVEREQPHGQPQHIMTSSVSPSELNNVSRHEMTKTRRHSAKKNNDLTPPFRCNLVSSESGKECGKVFSRSYDLIRHKDTIHASVRKTFKCDQCGEASRTFSRMDALTRHMRVKHA encoded by the coding sequence ATGCTTATTTTCAGAAACACTAATTCAACAATCGTATtgtctgattctgaaaataGTAAGACTCCCGACGTTCAGATGTTTCCTTCTATGACGAGCTTTGGCCGTAACCAGACTGCCGGTCCTGTATTTGCAGCCGGTCCTTCTTCCGGATATCCGACCACTCCTTTCAAGATGTCGTCCCCATACTATCAAGCCGAGTTAGAAAGTCAACGtcagcagctggttctgCCTGATTCTCATGAATTTGTCAACGATCTTGGTAGTTCCGACGAGCAACTGCGCTTTCACGCCCTTTCACAACTAAATTCAAACTACGTTCCACCACTAAGTTCGATAGCTCCTCAGTCTATGATGAAGTCTGCTGATGAGTTTAGATACGAACGTTCGATGCCTTCTTTGTACGGACAAAAGACTGAAGGTTTTGACGAGTACTTTTCTGGTGGTGTATATATCAACCCTAATGAACGACCCACAATGGAGGGTGGTGTTTCTGATGCTATGGATTTGCTGGACACTCCTGAGGCTatggatgaagatgatgaagaagaggacgacgatgacgatgaagaaaacATGTTTTATgttgaagacgatgacgaggattTATACAACGACAATTATTATGGGGAATCAGCCGCCCCCGGACTCGACCATAGTCCTTATGATGCCACGAATCTACTTATTTCGAACCCCGTGGGTCCTTCAATGCCTTTGGCCATGCGATTCCAACCTATTTCGGAACCAGTTCAAGAGCAAGTCGGCGTTCTCACTGTGAACCCAGCCGATTTGACCAAAATGCCAGCACAATCGTCTGAGGGTGATCTGACAAATCCCACGATAGATAGTTATGACGAGTTTCTCGGTTCGTCGTCTGCATCGTCTCCATCTTCATTAGCATCTTTACAATCGTCATTCTCGTCATCGGATGAAGACTACGATAGCATTTACGAGCCCAGACGTTTGGACAAGATCATTCCCGAACCTCTTAGAGTGGAGTCTATTATTAGTCATGAGAatcacaaccacaacctTGACCACAGCCAtaatcatcaccaccaagaCGACGGTCGTAGTTTCAACAGCCATGTTCAACCTGTTGAGCGCGAGCAACCTCACGGACAACCACAACACATCATGACATCCAGTGTGAGCCCCTCTGAGCTGAACAATGTATCCAGACACGAAATGACAAAGACGAGGCGACACTCggccaagaagaacaacGACTTGACGCCGCCATTCCGATGTAACTTAGTGTCATCGGAGTCTGGCAAGGAGTGCGGCAAGGTGTTCTCGCGATCGTACGACCTGATCCGACACAAGGATACCATTCACGCCAGCGTGCGAAAGACATTCAAGTGCGACCAGTGCGGTGAAGCGTCACGAACCTTCAGCAGAATGGACGCCCTCACCAGACACATGCGCGTCAAACATGCATAG
- the KTR5 gene encoding Ktr5p (Putative mannosyltransferase involved in protein glycosylation; member of the KRE2/MNT1 mannosyltransferase family; KTR5 has a paralog, KTR7, that arose from the whole genome duplication; GO_component: GO:0005794 - Golgi apparatus [Evidence ISS] [PMID 9090056]; GO_component: GO:0016021 - integral component of membrane [Evidence IEA]; GO_component: GO:0016020 - membrane [Evidence IEA,IEA,IEA]; GO_function: GO:0000030 - mannosyltransferase activity [Evidence IEA]; GO_function: GO:0000030 - mannosyltransferase activity [Evidence ISS] [PMID 9090056]; GO_function: GO:0016740 - transferase activity [Evidence IEA]; GO_function: GO:0016757 - transferase activity, transferring glycosyl groups [Evidence IEA]; GO_process: GO:0097502 - mannosylation [Evidence IC] [PMID 9090056]; GO_process: GO:0006486 - protein glycosylation [Evidence IEA]) — translation MVNLLKSLQSRLIYPAPSNTNHFDEDDDGEELFPTITSSAAMTPVNHSQTGEYFPNYPRKSDSSTGSSNNDSGHGLGINSEKARLSSLSDNLSASASSSAGSSPTMTSSPTHSSSSTNLKLLLEKHRSRKQNQPRSHTIRFIYKLSHKIRYLSAIRIRIKHNVSVPLVVFLLPILSVLIFFLIFFLTRILHDNNSNNNNNNGGFFSKSPPKLREISDQYDKPFVVGCLEPQVDQPRANAVLVVLARNSEIEGVSQSMISLERHFNRWFNYPYVFLNDEPFNSTFREAVRNITKSKVQFGTIDPVDWNFPEWAEPEDIKEGIAKQGDAAIMYGGMESYHHMCRFYSGKFYNHPLLASYEWYWRVEPEVKYFCDITYDPFLHMAKNNKVYGFTIIIKELVETVPNLFRHTYGFKQNYGLNTTGLWDLFLTKPEDSDPDFKDANKDSGSVRKRKKQQKKDKAKAKAEENAALSDILPEEAMLLEQGKEKGIQQTLQEEEKLDPYSMNGEKYNMCHFWSNFEIARLDFFRSKQYNDYFETLDRSGGFWNERWGDAPVHSLAAGLFLEPEQIHYFRDIGYRHTTIQHCPANAPQRQRPHIPYIPDPTNKEQIEEDRYWANPDPEVLNGVGCRCRCDTDIVDVEGKDGSCLADWVDLTGGWV, via the coding sequence ATGGTAAACTTACTAAAGTCTCTTCAATCGAGATTGATATACCCTGCTCCTTCCAACACAAACCATTTtgacgaggatgatgaCGGCGAAGAGCTGTTTCCTACTATCACCTCTTCGGCTGCTATGACTCCAGTCAACCATTCTCAGACTGGTGAGTACTTCCCTAATTATCCCAGAAAGAGCGATAGCAGTACTGGAAGCAGCAATAATGACAGTGGTCATGGACTAGGAATCAATTCTGAAAAGGCCCGGTTAAGTTCTCTGTCTGACAACCtgtcagcatcagcatcgtcTTCGGCTGGTAGTAGTCCTACCATGACCTCATCACCCACCCactcgtcatcatctacAAACCTCAAACTACTACTAGAAAAACATCGTAGCcgaaaacaaaaccaaccCCGATCACACACAATTCGTTTTATCTACAAACTATCGCACAAGATCCGGTACTTGTCAGCCATTCGCATTCGCATAAAGCATAACGTATCTGTGCCCTTGGTGGTGTTTCTATTACCGATCCTTTCGGTGCTaatatttttcttgatttttttcCTGACACGCATTTTGCATGATAATAattccaacaacaataataataatggcGGTTTCTTCTCCAAGTCGCCTCCAAAACTGAGAGAAATCAGTGATCAGTACGATAAGCCATTTGTAGTGGGTTGTCTTGAACCACAAGTAGACCAACCAAGAGCGAATGCCGTTTTGGTTGTACTAGCAAGAAACTCGGAGATTGAGGGTGTTAGTCAGAGTATGATATCGCTCGAGCGACATTTCAACAGATGGTTCAACTATCCATATGTATTTTTAAATGACGAGCCATTCAACTCGACTTTTAGAGAAGCGGTTCGCAATATTACCAAATCCAAAGTCCAATTCGGTACCATTGATCCTGTGGACTGGAATTTCCCAGAATGGGCCGAACCtgaagatatcaaagaaGGTATTGCCAAACAGGGCGATGCTGCTATTATGTATGGTGGCATGGAGTCGTATCATCACATGTGTAGATTTTACAGTGGAAAGTTCTATAACCACCCACTGCTAGCATCTTACGAATGGTACTGGCGTGTCGAGCCCGAAGTCAAGTACTTCTGTGACATCACATATGACCCATTTCTTCACATGGCGAAAAACAATAAAGTATACGGGTtcactattattatcaaggaACTCGTCGAGACAGTGCCCAACCTATTCCGACACACTTATGGATTCAAACAGAACTACGGACTTAATACCACTGGATTGTGggatttgtttttgacgaAACCTGAAGATTCCGATCCCGATTTCAAAGACGCTAATAAAGACTCTGGATCAGTACGAAAACGTAAGAAGCAACAAAAGAAGGACAAAGCCAAAGCTAaagcagaagaaaatgCTGCTCTTAGCGATATTCTGCCCGAAGAAGCCATGCTTCTGGAACAAGGCAAAGAAAAGGGAATCCAACAGACATtgcaagaagaagagaaactCGACCCCTACTCCATGAACGGAGAAAAGTATAACATGTGTCATTTCTGGTCCAATTTCGAGATTGCTCGTCTGGACTTCTTCCGATCAAAACAGTACAACGACTACTTTGAGACTCTCGACCGGTCTGGCGGGTTCTGGAACGAACGTTGGGGAGATGCTCCTGTTCACTCactggctgctggtttaTTCCTGGAGCCCGAACAAATCCACTACTTCCGTGACATTGGCTATCGACACACCACCATCCAACACTGTCCAGCCAACGCTCCACAACGCCAGCGACCACACATCCCATATATACCGGATCCCACCAACAAAGAGCAAATAGAGGAGGACCGGTACTGGGCCAATCCAGACCCAGAGGTCCTCAACGGCGTTGGCTGTCGCTGCCGCTGTGACACCGACATCGTCGACGTCGAGGGCAAAGACGGCTCCTGTCTCGCTGACTGGGTCGACCTCACCGGCGGCTGGGTCTAA